The genomic window CGCCGGCGTCGACGTCGCTCCAGATGGTAAAGCCGATGCCGAGCCCGGTCACGATCGCGACCGTCGCCTCCTCGGCCAGGGCGTCGGCGAGCACGTGCCGGATCTCCGGGGGCGCGCTCCGCACGAGCGCCTCGTCGTAGGGGTCGTCGAGGGGCACGCCGCGGCCGACCCACTCGCGCATCAGCGACAGGTAGCGCTCGCGGTTGGCGCCGCCGGGGTGGCCGTGCACCCGCGCTCTCGGCCGGGAGTCGGTGCGCTGCGGGTCGCGGGGCGGCGGGGCCCAGCTGGGGGCAGGCGTGGCGGACGAGGAGGCGGAGCCCGCGGGGCCGGACGCCGTCGACGACGGGCGGCGACGGTCGTACGCGGCCCGCGCCTCCGGCGTGCCGACCAGCTCCCAGGCGAGCTGCAGGTCGCGGAACGCCGACGCGCTGCCGCCGAGGTCGGGGTGCGTCTCGCGGGCGAGGCGGCGGTAGGCCCGTCGCAGGTCGTCGTCGGAGGCCGTGGAGGGGACGCCGAGCACCTCGTAGGCGGTCGCGGAGGCAGGACTGGGCGTCACCCCGCCACGATATCGGGCCGGGGCTGGGCTTCTCGTCGACGTCCACCGGACGCGGAGGCGCCCCGCCTACCGTGCACGCCACACGTCCCCCACGAGAGGAAGCACCGCATGCCCGTTCCCGTCCGCACCGTCATGAGCCCCGCCCGCTACGTCCAGGGCAAGGACGCGATCATCCGCCTCGCCGAGTTCGTCGCCCCGATCGGCAGCCGGCCCCTCGTCGTCTCCGACGACGTCGTCTGGGGCCTCGTCGAGGAGGCGGTGGGGACGAGCTTCGCCGCCGAGTCGCTGCGGGTCGAACGGGTGCCGTTCGGCAAGTTCGCGACGCCCGCCGCGATCGACGAGCTGGCGGAGTCGATCCGGTCGTCGGACGCCGACGTCGTCGTGGCCATCGGCGGCGGCAGCGCCATCGACGCGGCGAAGGCCGCCGGACACGCCACCGGCATCCGCTGGGTCAGCGTGCCGACCGTCGCCTCGACCGACGCGCCCACCTCGGCCCTGGCCGTCGTCTACACGGACGAGGGCGAGTTCATCGAGTACCGGTTCTTCCCGCGGAACCCCGACCTGGTGCTGATCGACACTCAGCTCGTCGCGAACGCGCCCGTGCAGTTCCTGGTGGCCGGCATCGGCGACGCGCTGGCCACCTGGATCGAGGCGCGCGCCTCGGCGAAGGCCGCCGCCACCACGATGGCCGGCGGACTCGCGACCCAGGCGGGCACCGCCCTGGCAGAGCTGTCGTGGCGAATCATCCACGAGAACGCCCTCTCGGCCCTCGACGCGGTGCGCGACGGCATCGTCACGCCCGCGCTCGAGTCGCTCGTCGAGGCGAACACCCTGCTGTCAGGACTCGGCTTCGAGTCGGGCGGCCTCGCCGCAGCGCACGCGATCCACAACGGGCTCACCGCCGCACCCCAGACGCACGGCCTGACCCACGGCCAGAAGGTCAACATCGGCTCGCTGACCCAGCTCGTGCTCGAGGGTGCGCCCCGGGCCGAGATCGAGGACTTCGTCGAGTTCACCACCCTCGTGGGGCTGCCGAACACGCTCACCGAGATCGGCCTCAGCACCGACGACACCGAGGAGCTCGAGGCGGTGGCCGCGGCCGCCACCGTCGAGTCGGAGACCATCCACTCGATGCCGTTCCCGGTGACCGCCGCCGACGTGGTCGCCGCACTCACCTCGATCGAGCGCCTGTCACGGTCGATCCGGGCCGCCAAGGGGCTCCCCGAGCCGGTGAAGTACGAGGCCTCGCACTAGCCACCACGCCTCGGCGTCGGCGACACGACGGAGGGCCCGTCCACGATCGTGGACGGGCCCTCCGTCGTTCTCGAGCTCTCGTGCCCGAGCTGACGTACCCGAGCTGTCAGGCCCGAGCTGCGGCGCGGCTCACTCGCCAGGCCCTCCACCGCAGCCGGAGGCGGTGGGCGAGTCGACGGACGGCCTGCGTGACGCGGTGGGCCGCCGGGAACTCGGTGCCGAGCACGGCGACCCCGACGAAGACGATGAGCCAGCCGGGGCCGGGCAGCGGCACGAGCACCAGCCCGACCGCGATGACGACGACGCCGGCCAGTGCCACGCCGACCTTGTAGGCCACGCGGAGGCGGGGATGGCCGTCGAGCTTCTCGCGCCCGGCACGCCAGCGGGCGCGAACCCTGGCCGTGCGGCCGAGCCCCCGGTCGGACGCACCCGGAGTCGTCGCGTCGCCACGCGTCTCGTCGCTGCGAGCCACGTCGTCGTGCGGGCCGGCGGCGGACCGGGAAGTGGCCACGGCGGTCTCGGAGGTCATGCCGAGAACGTAGGCCGCCCGCCTGGCAGACCCCGCCGTGGCGCCTGCCAGGCACCTGGACATCGCCCGTTCCTGTGAGACGCGAGGCCGGGCGGGCGTACCCAGGACCGAGGGTCCCCGCGAGCGGGGGCCGACACGAGCACGAGCGCCGCACCGCTGCGGCACGAGGAGGACCCATGAAGACGAGGACCATCGGAGACGTCACCGTGAGCGCGATCGGCCTGGGCGGCATGCCCCTGTCGATCGAGGGCCGGCCCGACGAGAAGCAGGCCGTCGCCACGATCCACGCCGCGCTGGAGCAGGGCATCACCCTGATCGACACCGCCGACGCGTACCACCAGCCCGGCACCCACGAGGTCGGCCACAACGAGTCGTTGATCGCCAGGGCGCTGGACAGCTTCCACGGCGACACCTCGGACGTGCTCGTCGCGACGAAGGGCGGCCACCTCCGACCCGAGGCAGGCGCCTGGGCCCAGAACGGCGACCCGGCCTACCTGAAGGAGGCGGCGCGCGCGTCCGCACAGCGCCTCGGCGTCGAGACCATCGGCCTGTACCAGTTCCACCGGCCCGACCCGGCCGTCCCCTACGCCGACTCGGTGGGCGCCCTGGCGGAGCTGCTCGACGAGGGCGTCATCCGCATGGCCGGCATCTCGAACGCCACCGTCGACCAGATCCGCGAGGCGAACGACGTCCTCGACGGTCGGCTGGTCTCGGTGCAGAACCAG from Frigoribacterium sp. PvP032 includes these protein-coding regions:
- a CDS encoding PGPGW domain-containing protein, giving the protein MTSETAVATSRSAAGPHDDVARSDETRGDATTPGASDRGLGRTARVRARWRAGREKLDGHPRLRVAYKVGVALAGVVVIAVGLVLVPLPGPGWLIVFVGVAVLGTEFPAAHRVTQAVRRLAHRLRLRWRAWRVSRAAARA
- a CDS encoding glycerol dehydrogenase encodes the protein MPVPVRTVMSPARYVQGKDAIIRLAEFVAPIGSRPLVVSDDVVWGLVEEAVGTSFAAESLRVERVPFGKFATPAAIDELAESIRSSDADVVVAIGGGSAIDAAKAAGHATGIRWVSVPTVASTDAPTSALAVVYTDEGEFIEYRFFPRNPDLVLIDTQLVANAPVQFLVAGIGDALATWIEARASAKAAATTMAGGLATQAGTALAELSWRIIHENALSALDAVRDGIVTPALESLVEANTLLSGLGFESGGLAAAHAIHNGLTAAPQTHGLTHGQKVNIGSLTQLVLEGAPRAEIEDFVEFTTLVGLPNTLTEIGLSTDDTEELEAVAAAATVESETIHSMPFPVTAADVVAALTSIERLSRSIRAAKGLPEPVKYEASH
- a CDS encoding aldo/keto reductase, encoding MKTRTIGDVTVSAIGLGGMPLSIEGRPDEKQAVATIHAALEQGITLIDTADAYHQPGTHEVGHNESLIARALDSFHGDTSDVLVATKGGHLRPEAGAWAQNGDPAYLKEAARASAQRLGVETIGLYQFHRPDPAVPYADSVGALAELLDEGVIRMAGISNATVDQIREANDVLDGRLVSVQNQYSPAFRSSVDELVLCDEMGIAFLPWSPLGGITNAADLGTKHAVFAEIANARRISPQVLTLAWELHASELVIPIPGSTRPQTIMNSATAATIKLSADEVQRLDAAADAA
- a CDS encoding DnaJ domain-containing protein, giving the protein MTPSPASATAYEVLGVPSTASDDDLRRAYRRLARETHPDLGGSASAFRDLQLAWELVGTPEARAAYDRRRPSSTASGPAGSASSSATPAPSWAPPPRDPQRTDSRPRARVHGHPGGANRERYLSLMREWVGRGVPLDDPYDEALVRSAPPEIRHVLADALAEEATVAIVTGLGIGFTIWSDVDAGADGKLDHIVLGPSGLFAVQSSDWGSEVTVSKGDLVGPGIPLDEQPVRDVTRQARAVRRETRVSFTHQLVVVPDDDLPTALEQVGRGRRGSTWVLRRSLLAQVLRHGPELGDRTALSDVFEIRERLQQTVRFV